The DNA sequence AGGACTCCAGGCCGCCGTGTGATTTGGCGAACGGATTCTCGCCGGTGCCTATGCCTGCAACCGGCCCGGCAGGACGCCGGACGAGGATGATCAGCGAGGCGCTGATCCGCAGAAAGTAGCAGGTCGTGCCTGTGCGCGAAGCCCTCGACTGGGAGAATCCCTGGCGGAAAACCTACGAGTGGCCCATGGCCGCCGCATGGGCCGTCGCATCGGCGCTCACATTGGCGGTGAGCGCAACGCTGCCCGTGCCCACCCGCTTCGGCGTGGCGGCGGCGGTGGTATGCGCCGTGATCGGGGCCGTGAGGGCGGCCCGGGCATGGCGGAGGAGTCTGGATGCCACCCGCATCCGGCTGGCCGACAGGGGGTTCATTGCAATCCAGGAGATGATCGGTCTGACCCGGCGGTGCGCCGCACGGGGGATGATATGGATGGGCACGGGATTCCAGTGGACCGACATCGAGTCCTCCAGAATGCACGCGCTCATCTCGCGCGGGGTGGCCGCCCAGATGGGCAAGGACCTCTTGGGGCGGCATGGGGCGTACTGGCTCCACGGTCTTGCGCGGGAGACCGATGTGGAAGCCGATCTCGGCCTGCTCGAAGGGCATACTCTGATCGTAGGTTCAACAGGCGTGGGTAAGACGCGACTGTTCGACCTCCTGATTGCTCAGGCGGTCATCCGGGGCGAGCCGGTCATCATCATCGACCCGAAGGGGGATCACGGTCTCGCGGAAAACGCCAGGAAGGTCTGTGAGGCCATTGGGCAGCCGGACCGGTTCGTCTATTTCCATCCCGCCCATCCTGAAAAATCGGCCTGCATCGACCCTCTGCGCAACTGGAACCGCAAAACGGAACTCGCGAGCCGGATCGCCGCGCTGATTCCATCCGAGACAGGCGCGGACCCGTTCAAGGCCTTCGGCTGGAAGGTGCTCAACGACATCGTGAACGGTCTGATCTCGACCGGCCAGAGGCCGAATCTCGTGCAGTTGCGGCGCTACATCGAAGGGGGGCCGGACGATCTCCTGTTGAAGGCGCTGCGCCTGCACTTCAA is a window from the Pelomicrobium methylotrophicum genome containing:
- the traD gene encoding conjugative transfer system coupling protein TraD (Members of this protein family are the putative conjugative coupling factor, TraD, as the term is used for the SXT and TOL plasmid systems.); translated protein: MPVREALDWENPWRKTYEWPMAAAWAVASALTLAVSATLPVPTRFGVAAAVVCAVIGAVRAARAWRRSLDATRIRLADRGFIAIQEMIGLTRRCAARGMIWMGTGFQWTDIESSRMHALISRGVAAQMGKDLLGRHGAYWLHGLARETDVEADLGLLEGHTLIVGSTGVGKTRLFDLLIAQAVIRGEPVIIIDPKGDHGLAENARKVCEAIGQPDRFVYFHPAHPEKSACIDPLRNWNRKTELASRIAALIPSETGADPFKAFGWKVLNDIVNGLISTGQRPNLVQLRRYIEGGPDDLLLKALRLHFKTKVPDWETRVSSFVKQYKGNQLLAYISFYKEVVIHDAQSVDLDGLISTYEHNREHFQKMVSSLIPILSMLTSDPLTELLSPDFEAGHDKLVTDMARIIRADKVLYVGLDSLADATSGSAIGSILLADLTAVAGDRYNYGIDSIKPINVFVDEAAEVINTPTIQLLNKGRGAGFRMCIATQTFADFASRLGDEHKARQVLANTNNKIALRVLDSETQKYIADGIPKIKARLLTVRYSHNVDARINDDYTASYMEQASEEEVDLIPPAILSELPPLHYFARLSGGRTIKGRIPIFRP